GTTGACGCGAAGCTTACCAAGCAGAACAGTGATATATTCAGCCATGACATTGTCTGCAAACATGCTTATCAGCTCCGCATCAACATAAACCTCGTATTTATGCCGACATACCGTTTGGTTCAGcccattctcttctttcgagCTCAACCTGGACCTCAGACTTCCATAATCGTCAGCTTCAATTATCCGAAAGGAAGtccggaagaagaatgacgAACCTGAAGTCGAGCAGATTGTTCCGAGGTAAATTGTCCAGCCATTTTCACCGTCTTACAGATTTTGAAtaggagagatggaagtggTGTTCTTGTCCAAACAGTATTCGAGTGGGTGTCCTCAATTGAAAAGGACCTGGATGAGAGAAAAATAATTGGCAGCTAAAATGCAGATTATAGAAATCTTACAGCTGCACATCAATACCTGCCACTATTGAAAGTGGCGGCGGGCGGCAGCTGAAAGACGACAATTGATTTGATCCCGCTCCGTCAGTCTCGGTGGCGACCGCTTAttttcgtcatcttctcttcttcagtctAATTTGAACAAAAATAACAACTGAACAATAATGCCGACCACGTGGTTTCTTATCACCGCGCGCGGCCTTCACCGCTAGGcgataataataataataatggTGATGATGCACAACACGGTGACGGATGGAACACGACGATGATTCGATTGGATTCCTCCGCCGGTAACCTTTATTTTGATATAACCTTGCAATTTGAACTCAGCATACTTACCGTCTTCAGTAGTCAACCACTTAACCGAAATCAATTTCAATCAATATGGCTGATgcgaagaaaaagcaaCTGGTCTACAACATGTACGTCGTCAGCTGATAATGTTTGTTGCTCGACCTGAGCTGACTTCTGCATGCTTCATAGTATTGACTTCCTTCGCACATCTTCGCAAGATGGCACTATAAAGGAGGATGACAAGGAGTCTCTCGACGTTGCAGGTGCGTTTTCCTCATGGCTTTTCTGTTTTAGAATTCTTGTTTATTAGAATTAACGATCGTCAGTGCAATGTATTGCCGAAGCCTTTGGTGTCGATCCCGATTCCGCTGAAGACGAGAAGGCATATTCCATCAAACCAGCTTCCCTTGTTTCCATTTTAGACGTGTTCCTCAAAACCAAGGCGAAGACCTTCGCCTCGGCCTCTCCCCATTCTGAGGCTTCTGTCCCTCAGTCTTCAACTGACATCTCTGAAACCGACAAAATTAAAGCAGAATCGTTAAAAACCAAAGGCAATCAGCTCATGGGACAAAAGCTTTATGATTCCGCCATTGAGCAATACACTGAAGCTATCAAGCTTGACCCCAACCCCGTATACTACTCGAATCGAGCGGCTGCTTGGGGCGGTGCTGGTCAGCATGAGAAGGCTGTGGAAGATGCCGAAAAGGCCTTGCAGTTAGATCCCAAATTTACTAAGGCTTACTCTAGGCTCGGGTATGTCCATCTATATTGAAGCGGAGCATCTTCTCATTGTCATCTGATGATCATTCGTAGCCATGCCCATTTTAGTTTGGGCAACTATTCCGACGCTGTTACTGCGTACGAAAATGGTCTCGAGCTCGATCCTAATAATGCGAACATGAAGACTGCCCTTTCTACTGCTAAAAGCAAATTAGCGGAATCGTCACCGCGCCCTACTGCTGCCGATAGGGAACCTCCTCAAAATGGTAACAGTGGTAACAGTGGCGGCATGCCCGATCTTGCTTCTCTTGCCAGCGCCCTaggtggtggcggcggtAGCGGCAGCGGTGGTATGCCTGATTTGGCATCAATGATGAATAATCCACAAATGATGGCCATGTAAGTCAGTGAGGCAGCAGCGCAGAATTGGGCTAATCATGTATCAAGGGCCCAACAAATGATGGCCAATGGGGGGCTGGAGCGACTAATGCAAAATCCTACCCTGCGCAACATGGCAGAAAATATGAGGAGTGGCGGAGGTATGCCAGATTTCAGTTCGCTTGCCAATGACCCTAGCATGAAGGATTTGTGAGTTGTGCATCGGGAAGAAAGGTGCGGCATCAAGCTTATATGTATTATCTAGGGCCCAGCAGTTCATGGGAGGCCGACAATAATTACTCGTAGGGTTTCGGCGGATTTTTGATATCGAATAGTGACTGAGAAGCATGAAGGGATCATTTTGAGATGAAGTGCTGAATTTCACAAAGGAATAGCATTCAGATTATGCTGGTGGACCTATTACTGCTATCTACGAAATGATGACAAAACTAAACAAAAAGGTCCATATACAGTTGTCTACTATTACTTCTTCATTTACTTGCGATACACATAGCCAAACACAGAAGCAAAATATCAGGAAGACCTGGTAATAAATGCGAACAAAACTCGAAATTGACGTGGCCGGCGTAGAGTGTAGATAATTATTCTAATCAACTGACTTTGCGCGAGCCTATTATTTTGGCTCTTATTAATAGTAAATAACGACGAGTATCAAGTCAACATCTCCACTCGTATAGGCTTCACCATATCTAATCAGTTGACTGGATTTCCCACCGTACTTCCATCATCAGCCATCAACTTTATCAATAGTCCTCCTGGACTTTTCAAATATGGCCAGTGAACGTTTGTCATACGACGATGGTCCTCTCGTTTGGGTCAGTCGTTATTAGATCCCTTCGCAAATGCTCCTTAACTTGCATATAGGTTGACTGCGAAATGACGGGTCTCGATTTTTTGAATGATCGCATAATAGAGATAGCAGTAATAATAACGGATGGAAGATTAAACCCTGTAGACGAAGGTATCAATTATATCATCAAAACGCCTAAGGAAGTCCTGGACAAGTGAGTCAAACCAACGCTCATGCACTGTTGTCCACTACGCGACCTAGACTAATCTCCTTTGTGCAAGTATGGGCGACTGGTGTACGGAACAACATGGCAAATCAGGCCTTACCCAGGCTTGTTTGGACTCTCCATATTCGTACGATACAGTCGTCGAAAAGGTCCTCGATTACATCAGGAGGTGGATTCCAGAGAGGGGTGCTGGATTGCTTGCTGGAAGCTCCGTTCATGCTGATATGAGGCAAGTTAATTTGCAAGCAAAGAATATGGGATAAGGGACTGA
The nucleotide sequence above comes from Cryptococcus neoformans var. grubii H99 chromosome 1, complete sequence. Encoded proteins:
- a CDS encoding cytoplasmic protein produces the protein MADAKKKQLVYNIIDFLRTSSQDGTIKEDDKESLDVAVQCIAEAFGVDPDSAEDEKAYSIKPASLVSILDVFLKTKAKTFASASPHSEASVPQSSTDISETDKIKAESLKTKGNQLMGQKLYDSAIEQYTEAIKLDPNPVYYSNRAAAWGGAGQHEKAVEDAEKALQLDPKFTKAYSRLGHAHFSLGNYSDAVTAYENGLELDPNNANMKTALSTAKSKLAESSPRPTAADREPPQNGNSGNSGGMPDLASLASALGGGGGSGSGGMPDLASMMNNPQMMAMAQQMMANGGLERLMQNPTLRNMAENMRSGGGMPDFSSLANDPSMKDLAQQFMGGRQ
- a CDS encoding oligoribonuclease; protein product: MASERLSYDDGPLVWVDCEMTGLDFLNDRIIEIAVIITDGRLNPVDEGINYIIKTPKEVLDNMGDWCTEQHGKSGLTQACLDSPYSYDTVVEKVLDYIRRWIPERGAGLLAGSSVHADMRFMLMGMPEVMKHLSYRILDVSSVKEICRRWYPKVRAQEQESRTTECSHRALDDIRASIQELKFYRDNIFLPLEPVTFGRPSTSQQENIGHKTAL